From Bombyx mori chromosome 26, ASM3026992v2, one genomic window encodes:
- the LOC101740387 gene encoding cytochrome b-c1 complex subunit 6, mitochondrial translates to MSADMYSSSATDQLTKERGICMEKNCDVRRVFMTLKECQNRIKSKTYTAETCHQETVDLIEAIDHCVGDKAFIKFA, encoded by the exons ATGAGTGCTGATATGTATAGTTCA AGCGCCACAGATCAGTTGACGAAGGAACGCGGGATATGCATGGAAA AGAACTGTGACGTAAGACGAGTGTTTATGACGCTAAAGGAGTGTCAGAACAGAATCAAGTCTAAGACTTACACAGCGGAGACGTGCCACCAAGAAACTGTGGATCTAATTGAAGCCATAGATCATTGCGTCGGCGATAaggcttttattaaatttgcatGA